DNA sequence from the Amycolatopsis sp. Hca4 genome:
AGCAGCCGGGGCAGCACCTGGTTGACGTAACGGTTGTCCGCCCGGTCGGGCAGTTCGTCGAGGATCGCTCGTTCGAGCATCGTCTCGTACAGCCGGACGATCGTGATGACGGCGCTCTCGGGTTCGACCGCCAGGCGCAGGCCCAGCCGGCCGACCAGGTCGAGCAGGATTCCGGCGAGGGCGGCGTGGAACCGGCGCTCGGCGGCGGCCGTCGGTGCGCGCAGTTCGGGCTGGCGCAGGGCCTGGGCGCGGAATTCGGCGTTGAGCAGGTACCACGTCTCGTCCGCGGTCAGCGACGCCATGAACAGCGCGGCCGCCTCCTGCAGCACGCGCGTGACCGCGTCCGCGGACGTCGGGTCCACCGTCGCGGTGGCTTCGGCGACCGCGGCGCGCAGCCGCTGGATGCGCTCCTGCATCTGCACCTCGTAGACCGCGAGGAACAACTCCTCCTTGCTGGCGAAGTTGGAGTAGAAGGCGCCGCGGGTGAACCCCGCGCGGTCGCAGATCAGCTCGACCGGCGCGTCGCGGATCCCCAGTTCCGAGAAGACGTCGTGCGCCGCCTCGATGACCCGCCGCCGGGTCTCCGCGCGTCGCCGGGTCATCCCTCTCGGGCTCGCCTCGCCGGTCGTCATGCCGCCACCTTACTTTTCCCGGTCCACCCGGAGGAGTGACGCGATGCACTCTGCATCGGATACA
Encoded proteins:
- a CDS encoding TetR/AcrR family transcriptional regulator, giving the protein MTTGEASPRGMTRRRAETRRRVIEAAHDVFSELGIRDAPVELICDRAGFTRGAFYSNFASKEELFLAVYEVQMQERIQRLRAAVAEATATVDPTSADAVTRVLQEAAALFMASLTADETWYLLNAEFRAQALRQPELRAPTAAAERRFHAALAGILLDLVGRLGLRLAVEPESAVITIVRLYETMLERAILDELPDRADNRYVNQVLPRLLTALVTPDEG